A single region of the Deltaproteobacteria bacterium genome encodes:
- a CDS encoding polymer-forming cytoskeletal protein produces MKKRDEINAFLGKNTEFEGKLTFSGTVRIDGRFRGEIVTDGTLIVGETAVIESEVSVANIIISGEIRGNIVAGERIQIHAPGKVFGNIQAPTVIIDEGVIFEGNCRMREPVDSHDKKLAVIN; encoded by the coding sequence ATGAAAAAGAGAGACGAAATCAACGCCTTCTTGGGTAAGAATACGGAATTCGAGGGAAAACTGACCTTTTCGGGTACTGTTCGTATTGATGGTAGATTCAGGGGGGAGATCGTCACGGATGGGACTCTCATCGTGGGGGAGACTGCGGTCATCGAGTCAGAGGTCAGTGTCGCCAATATCATTATAAGCGGAGAGATTCGGGGAAATATTGTGGCGGGAGAGCGTATCCAGATCCATGCCCCCGGAAAGGTTTTTGGAAATATTCAGGCCCCGACGGTAATAATCGATGAGGGGGTGATTTTCGAGGGCAATTGCCGCATGCGGGAACCTGTTGATTCCCATGACAAAAAACTGGCGGTGATCAACTAG
- a CDS encoding ATP synthase F0 subunit B, translating into MAGKGDRARRFLFLSLFVVSALAFLCGGIAVAAEGHGGGDRSADLIDLAKRILNFVLLMVILIWAVRKSGVKEFFSSRSAEIKRKLEELKREKEEAESKFRDVERRLKEFEAKKRDILEQFKAEGIAEKERIIAEAKERVKTIIEQAELTIQQEMKAAKERLKSEVVDLAAEKAREIIASELTEKDQDHLVDEFIERVEKIH; encoded by the coding sequence ATGGCTGGAAAGGGAGATCGCGCCCGCCGCTTCTTGTTTTTGAGCCTGTTCGTTGTTTCGGCCCTCGCCTTTCTTTGCGGTGGAATAGCTGTGGCCGCGGAGGGACATGGTGGAGGAGATCGTTCGGCGGACTTGATCGATTTGGCGAAGCGTATTCTCAATTTCGTCCTATTGATGGTGATTCTCATCTGGGCCGTCAGGAAAAGCGGCGTCAAAGAGTTTTTTTCTTCCAGGAGCGCGGAGATCAAGCGGAAACTGGAGGAATTGAAAAGAGAAAAGGAAGAGGCCGAAAGCAAGTTCAGGGATGTTGAACGGAGGCTCAAAGAGTTCGAGGCCAAAAAACGGGATATTCTCGAACAGTTCAAGGCCGAAGGAATCGCTGAAAAGGAGAGAATCATCGCTGAGGCCAAGGAGAGGGTCAAAACTATTATCGAGCAGGCCGAACTGACGATCCAGCAGGAAATGAAAGCAGCCAAGGAGCGGTTGAAGAGTGAGGTGGTGGATCTTGCGGCCGAAAAGGCCCGGGAGATCATTGCGAGTGAATTGACAGAGAAGGATCAGGACCACTTAGTGGATGAATTCATAGAAAGGGTGGAGAAGATACATTGA
- the atpH gene encoding ATP synthase F1 subunit delta: MISSKVAKRYAKALLSLGQEDGRYQEYGENLREFVDFCRDNQEFYQVITNLVFPVEDRQKILEAILEKSGFADTVKNFLFLLLEKKRIGGIEEIADLYQKLEDELAGVARAEVFSPKPLKEEAQAKLKKTLGELTSKDVKIDVKEDSSLIGGIVVKIGDLVIDGSIKAQLEGLRESLKRGGYS, encoded by the coding sequence TTGATCAGCTCAAAGGTCGCCAAAAGGTACGCCAAAGCCCTGCTGAGTCTCGGCCAGGAGGACGGCCGGTATCAGGAATACGGGGAGAATCTCCGGGAGTTCGTTGACTTTTGCAGGGATAACCAGGAATTTTACCAAGTTATCACCAATCTTGTGTTTCCCGTGGAAGATCGACAGAAGATACTGGAAGCCATCCTTGAAAAGAGCGGTTTCGCCGATACAGTCAAGAATTTCCTCTTCCTCCTGTTGGAAAAAAAGCGGATCGGGGGGATAGAAGAAATTGCCGATCTATACCAGAAACTAGAGGATGAACTCGCGGGCGTAGCCCGGGCCGAGGTTTTCTCTCCCAAGCCGTTGAAGGAGGAGGCCCAGGCGAAGCTCAAAAAGACCCTCGGGGAGCTGACTTCCAAGGACGTCAAGATCGACGTTAAGGAGGACAGCAGCTTGATCGGCGGTATCGTCGTGAAAATCGGAGACTTGGTCATTGATGGCAGCATTAAGGCCCAGCTGGAAGGGCTTAGAGAATCCTTAAAGAGGGGTGGATACAGCTAA
- a CDS encoding F0F1 ATP synthase subunit alpha, translating to MEIRAEEISQVIRGQIKDYERKVEMSETGTVLSVGDGVARVYGVQNAMAMEMLELPGGIYGLCLNLEEDNVGVAIMGDDTKIKEGDVVKRTGRIAQIPVGEAVLGRVIDAVGAPLDGKGPINATEFRRIEMVAPGVIARQPVSEPMYTGIKAIDAMTPIGRGQRELIIGDRQIGKTALGVDAIINQKNTDVYCIYVAVGQKKSTVAQVVDVLRKHGAMEYTTVVAACASDPATQQYIAPYAGCAIGEYYRDNGKHALIIYDDLSKQAVAYRQVSLLLRRPPGREAFPGDIFYNHSRLLERAAKLNDELGGGSLTALPIIETQAGDVSAYIPTNVISITDGQVYLEPGLFFSGVRPAINVGLSVSRVGGAAQTKAMRKVGGSLRLDMAQFRELEAFAQFGSDLDKATQRQLERGRRLVEVLKQPQYQPMPAEKEVVILFAGSQGYLDEWPVEAVSEYEKQMLEFMESKYGDLLQEIREKNDISDELEEKLKKALDEFKGIFQPTT from the coding sequence ATGGAAATCAGAGCAGAAGAAATCAGTCAGGTAATCAGGGGCCAGATTAAGGATTACGAGAGAAAGGTGGAGATGAGTGAAACCGGCACGGTCCTGTCCGTTGGTGACGGTGTCGCTCGGGTCTATGGTGTCCAGAATGCCATGGCCATGGAAATGCTCGAACTTCCGGGCGGTATCTACGGACTCTGCCTTAATCTGGAAGAGGACAACGTGGGCGTGGCGATCATGGGGGACGATACCAAGATCAAAGAGGGCGACGTAGTCAAGCGCACGGGAAGGATCGCCCAGATCCCCGTAGGCGAGGCAGTCCTTGGTCGCGTGATTGATGCGGTGGGGGCGCCTCTGGACGGGAAAGGCCCCATCAATGCCACGGAGTTCCGCCGTATAGAGATGGTGGCCCCGGGCGTCATCGCCCGCCAACCCGTAAGCGAGCCTATGTATACCGGTATAAAGGCAATCGATGCCATGACTCCCATCGGAAGGGGTCAGAGGGAATTGATCATCGGTGACAGGCAGATCGGTAAGACGGCCCTCGGGGTGGACGCTATCATCAACCAGAAGAACACCGATGTTTATTGTATCTATGTGGCGGTGGGGCAGAAGAAATCCACCGTTGCCCAGGTGGTGGACGTGCTCAGGAAGCACGGGGCCATGGAGTACACCACGGTGGTAGCCGCATGCGCCAGCGACCCCGCGACCCAGCAGTATATCGCCCCCTATGCAGGGTGCGCGATCGGCGAATATTACAGGGACAATGGAAAGCATGCCCTGATCATTTACGACGACCTCTCCAAGCAGGCCGTCGCCTACAGGCAGGTTTCACTGCTTCTCAGACGGCCTCCCGGACGCGAGGCCTTTCCGGGGGATATCTTTTACAATCATTCCAGGCTGCTGGAGCGGGCTGCCAAGTTGAACGACGAACTGGGGGGTGGGTCCCTTACCGCCCTGCCCATCATAGAGACCCAAGCCGGTGACGTGTCCGCCTACATCCCGACCAACGTTATCTCTATTACCGACGGGCAGGTATACCTGGAGCCGGGTCTGTTTTTCTCCGGTGTGCGGCCCGCCATCAACGTGGGTCTTTCCGTTTCCCGGGTCGGAGGCGCCGCGCAGACAAAGGCCATGAGGAAGGTGGGCGGGAGTCTGCGTTTGGACATGGCCCAGTTCCGCGAATTGGAAGCCTTCGCGCAGTTTGGAAGCGACCTGGACAAGGCGACCCAGCGCCAACTGGAGAGAGGAAGACGACTCGTCGAGGTTCTGAAGCAACCCCAGTATCAACCCATGCCCGCTGAAAAGGAGGTCGTGATCCTGTTTGCGGGTTCTCAGGGATACCTGGATGAGTGGCCTGTGGAGGCCGTGAGCGAATACGAGAAACAAATGTTGGAATTCATGGAGAGCAAGTACGGGGATCTTCTCCAGGAAATCCGTGAAAAAAATGACATCAGCGACGAACTGGAGGAGAAGCTCAAGAAGGCCCTGGACGAGTTCAAGGGCATTTTTCAGCCTACTACCTAA
- the atpG gene encoding ATP synthase F1 subunit gamma gives MATLRDIQRKIAAVKKTKQITRAMNMVAAAKLRNVQGKMESFEPYARKFAEVLGNLASRIDPDIHPLLVAKENVRKVELLHFSADRGLCGSFNMNTLTKAEKWIKEQQARDLECSLTVVGKKGRDFFRKRGYPITVSHVNVYGVLDMGFVSQMAGDLIDRFLSDEIDEVYMMYTHFFSMAKQEPTLVKLIPIEPPQADEETGEMAEYLCEPDAERLLVELLPKHINVQLYNAFLQNETSEHAARMAAMDNATSNCTDMIQNLTLVYNKARQAAITAELMDIVGGAEALR, from the coding sequence ATGGCGACATTAAGAGATATCCAGCGCAAGATAGCTGCCGTTAAGAAGACGAAGCAGATTACAAGGGCGATGAACATGGTGGCCGCGGCCAAGCTGCGCAATGTCCAGGGAAAGATGGAGAGTTTCGAACCCTATGCCAGAAAATTCGCCGAGGTACTCGGAAATCTGGCAAGCCGGATCGATCCTGATATCCATCCGCTGCTCGTGGCCAAGGAGAACGTCAGGAAGGTCGAACTCCTCCATTTTTCGGCCGACAGGGGGCTGTGCGGCAGCTTCAATATGAATACCCTCACAAAGGCTGAGAAATGGATCAAGGAACAACAGGCGAGGGATCTGGAATGCAGCCTGACCGTGGTGGGAAAGAAAGGCCGGGACTTTTTCCGAAAGCGGGGCTATCCCATTACCGTCAGCCATGTCAACGTTTACGGAGTCCTGGACATGGGATTCGTCAGCCAGATGGCTGGTGATCTGATCGATCGATTCCTTTCCGACGAGATTGATGAAGTGTATATGATGTATACACATTTTTTCAGCATGGCCAAACAGGAGCCAACGCTGGTCAAGTTGATCCCCATCGAACCTCCCCAAGCCGACGAGGAGACGGGAGAGATGGCGGAATACCTGTGCGAGCCGGATGCGGAAAGACTCCTTGTCGAGCTGCTCCCCAAACATATCAATGTCCAGCTTTACAATGCTTTTTTACAGAATGAGACAAGCGAGCATGCAGCTCGAATGGCGGCGATGGATAATGCCACCAGCAATTGCACCGATATGATCCAGAATCTGACCTTGGTCTATAACAAGGCCCGCCAGGCCGCTATTACGGCGGAGCTCATGGATATCGTTGGTGGTGCGGAGGCACTCAGGTAG
- the atpD gene encoding F0F1 ATP synthase subunit beta: protein MNEGKLIQVMGPVVDVEFAEGELPAIFTALLVTNPTIDDTEDNLVIEVAQHLGDNVVRCIAMDTTDGLVRGMRVKNTGNPIMMPAGDPILGRVLNVVGRPVDGLGPIETKEYRPIHRHAPSFVEQDTSVKVLETGVKVIDLLVPFPRGGKMGMFGGAGVGKTVIMMEMIHNIAMEHGGISVFAGVGERTREGNDLYLEMKESGVINKAALIYGQMTEPPGARARVALSALTAAEYYRDEQGQDVLLFIDNIFRFTQAGSEVSALLGRMPSAVGYQPTLGTDLGELQERITSTTKGSITSVQCVYVPADDLTDPAPATTFAHLDGTVVLSRPIAELGIYPAVDPLDSTSRILDPNVLGEEHYQVARQTQQILQKYKDLQDIIAILGMDELSDEDKLTVARARRIQRFLSQPFHVAETFTGRKGKYVPVNETIRGFKEIIEGKHDDLPEAAFYMAGGIDEVVERAKEMASA, encoded by the coding sequence ATGAATGAGGGCAAGCTAATACAAGTGATGGGGCCCGTAGTCGACGTTGAATTTGCCGAGGGGGAATTGCCGGCGATATTCACGGCACTGCTTGTTACAAACCCGACGATCGATGATACGGAAGACAATCTGGTTATTGAAGTGGCACAGCATCTGGGTGATAATGTCGTCCGATGCATCGCCATGGATACGACGGACGGTTTGGTTCGAGGTATGAGGGTCAAGAATACCGGCAATCCGATCATGATGCCTGCCGGTGATCCCATTCTCGGGCGCGTCCTCAATGTCGTGGGTAGACCCGTAGACGGTCTTGGGCCGATCGAGACCAAAGAATATCGGCCCATACATCGTCATGCCCCCTCCTTCGTGGAGCAGGATACGTCGGTGAAGGTGCTCGAGACGGGTGTCAAGGTTATTGATCTGCTGGTGCCCTTCCCCAGAGGGGGAAAGATGGGGATGTTCGGTGGTGCCGGTGTCGGTAAGACCGTCATCATGATGGAGATGATTCACAATATCGCCATGGAACATGGAGGTATCAGCGTTTTCGCTGGCGTGGGCGAAAGGACCCGCGAGGGCAATGACCTCTACTTGGAAATGAAGGAGTCCGGCGTCATCAACAAGGCCGCACTGATTTACGGGCAGATGACTGAGCCCCCGGGAGCCAGGGCCCGCGTCGCTCTTTCAGCCTTGACGGCGGCTGAGTATTATCGGGATGAGCAAGGGCAGGACGTCCTTCTTTTCATCGACAATATTTTCCGTTTCACCCAGGCGGGATCGGAAGTGTCCGCCCTTCTCGGACGCATGCCTTCAGCGGTCGGGTACCAGCCCACGCTGGGGACCGACCTTGGTGAGCTGCAGGAAAGAATCACCTCAACGACCAAGGGATCGATTACATCAGTACAGTGCGTATACGTGCCCGCTGATGACCTGACCGACCCTGCACCTGCTACCACCTTTGCCCACCTCGACGGGACGGTGGTGCTCTCCAGGCCGATTGCAGAGCTGGGAATTTATCCGGCCGTTGACCCCCTGGATTCCACTTCAAGGATCTTGGACCCCAATGTCCTTGGAGAGGAGCACTATCAGGTCGCGAGGCAGACACAGCAGATTCTGCAAAAATATAAAGACTTGCAGGATATAATCGCCATTCTGGGAATGGACGAACTCTCCGACGAAGACAAGTTGACCGTAGCAAGGGCCCGGAGAATCCAGAGATTCCTCTCTCAACCCTTCCATGTCGCGGAAACTTTCACCGGTCGAAAAGGCAAGTATGTGCCCGTAAATGAAACCATTCGGGGCTTCAAGGAGATCATCGAAGGAAAACACGACGATCTGCCTGAGGCCGCCTTTTACATGGCAGGTGGAATCGACGAAGTGGTTGAAAGGGCGAAGGAAATGGCTTCCGCCTAG
- a CDS encoding F0F1 ATP synthase subunit epsilon, with amino-acid sequence MDNTLFLEVVTPERVVVSQEVDTVIVPGSEGEFGVLPGHVLFLSGVIPGELRFSSGTKEESIAVTNGFAEVSNNKVSILVDAAEKAAEIDLERAKKALERAKKRLESYTGPDDVEFMMAEAALQRAIARIKVAQKNI; translated from the coding sequence ATGGATAATACATTATTTTTAGAAGTGGTCACCCCGGAAAGGGTAGTGGTCAGCCAGGAGGTGGATACTGTTATCGTTCCGGGTTCGGAGGGTGAATTCGGCGTCCTGCCGGGACACGTTCTTTTCCTCTCCGGTGTGATCCCGGGAGAGTTGCGTTTTTCCAGTGGAACCAAAGAGGAATCCATCGCAGTGACCAATGGATTTGCCGAGGTTTCGAACAACAAGGTTTCCATATTGGTGGATGCTGCCGAGAAGGCTGCTGAAATCGATTTGGAAAGGGCGAAGAAGGCCCTGGAGCGGGCCAAGAAAAGACTCGAATCTTATACAGGACCCGATGACGTTGAGTTTATGATGGCGGAGGCGGCCCTCCAGCGGGCTATAGCGAGGATCAAGGTTGCTCAAAAAAACATATGA
- the zapB gene encoding cell division protein ZapB: MDIVEEIDQFELLEQKIDSMIKRIASLKRERDSFLEKLQIQEEKISNLTSELENFKAARDNAKQKIVSLLEKIEQLEI, from the coding sequence ATGGATATTGTGGAAGAGATCGATCAGTTTGAATTGCTGGAGCAAAAAATTGATTCCATGATCAAGCGTATCGCTTCACTGAAACGGGAACGGGACTCTTTCCTTGAGAAATTACAGATTCAGGAAGAAAAGATCAGCAATCTGACGAGCGAGTTGGAAAATTTCAAGGCGGCCAGGGACAATGCAAAACAGAAGATCGTTTCCTTGTTGGAAAAGATCGAACAGCTCGAAATCTAG
- a CDS encoding cell division protein ZapA, with translation MEPVKVRIREHEYLVKGGENEQEVKRIAEYVNSKLKEIYDTSEGLSEKKAAILAALNIAGDYFQLLKEKEALLKQIKQRTESLIFTIDSSIS, from the coding sequence ATGGAGCCTGTAAAGGTCAGGATCCGTGAACATGAGTACCTGGTAAAGGGTGGTGAAAACGAACAGGAGGTAAAGAGAATAGCGGAATACGTGAATTCGAAATTGAAAGAGATTTATGATACCTCCGAAGGTCTGTCTGAGAAAAAAGCAGCTATTCTTGCAGCATTGAATATAGCCGGTGACTATTTCCAACTCTTGAAGGAAAAAGAAGCGTTATTGAAACAGATAAAACAGAGGACGGAATCCTTGATTTTCACTATCGATTCTTCAATCAGTTGA
- the rny gene encoding ribonuclease Y, with protein MLGSAVVGIILGLIIGFWARKRIVESQFDSIRNYSKKIINEAHQKAKTIKKEAMIKAKDTFYQMKVEFEKDTKEKIEQLKAQEKRLFNKEESLEKKIEQYENREKRLANREKELDKKEAGIREKINEYERLIEEQRRELERIAGISSGEAKNLLMESMMEEARHESAKMIRRIENEAREEANRKSQEILALAIKRYAGEYVTERTVSVVNLPNEEMKGRIIGREGRNIRAIEAATGIDVIIDDTPEAVILSGFNPVRREVAKISLERLIEDGRIHPARIEEVVEKVNKEIEESIKEAGEQATFDVGVHGIDPELVKLIGRLKYRSSYAQNVLQHSKEVSFICGVMAAELGLNVKQAKRAGLLHDIGKAVDHEVEGPHAAIGADLAKKYGESEAVVHAIAAHHEEIPPETPLAVLVQAADTLSGARPGARQEMLESYVKRLEDLERIAMSFNGVTKSYAIQAGREIRIMVEGKVINDDKSFLLCKDIAKKIERELTYPGQIKVTVIRETRAVEYAK; from the coding sequence ATGCTTGGTTCCGCTGTTGTCGGAATCATTCTGGGTCTTATTATCGGTTTCTGGGCCCGGAAAAGGATCGTTGAAAGTCAATTTGACTCTATTCGCAACTATTCAAAAAAGATAATCAACGAGGCCCACCAGAAGGCAAAGACCATCAAGAAAGAGGCCATGATCAAGGCCAAAGACACCTTCTATCAAATGAAGGTGGAATTTGAGAAGGATACCAAGGAAAAGATAGAACAGCTGAAGGCCCAGGAGAAGCGACTTTTCAACAAAGAAGAGAGCCTGGAAAAAAAGATAGAACAGTATGAAAACAGAGAAAAAAGACTTGCCAACCGTGAGAAGGAGTTGGACAAAAAGGAAGCAGGCATTCGAGAAAAGATCAACGAATATGAAAGACTCATCGAGGAACAGAGGCGGGAACTGGAGAGAATCGCGGGAATTTCCAGTGGTGAGGCCAAGAATCTGCTCATGGAATCCATGATGGAAGAGGCCAGGCATGAATCGGCAAAAATGATTCGAAGGATAGAGAATGAGGCGAGGGAGGAAGCCAACAGGAAATCCCAGGAGATTCTCGCCCTGGCAATCAAGCGGTATGCCGGCGAATATGTAACTGAACGAACGGTCAGCGTAGTAAATCTGCCCAACGAAGAGATGAAGGGCAGGATTATCGGGCGGGAAGGGCGAAACATCCGGGCCATTGAAGCTGCGACAGGCATTGATGTGATAATTGACGACACCCCTGAAGCGGTAATTCTCTCTGGGTTCAACCCCGTGAGGAGGGAGGTGGCGAAAATATCTCTGGAGCGGCTGATCGAGGATGGACGGATTCACCCGGCCCGGATAGAGGAAGTCGTTGAAAAGGTCAACAAGGAAATCGAGGAAAGCATCAAGGAGGCTGGAGAGCAGGCGACCTTCGATGTGGGTGTCCATGGGATCGATCCGGAACTGGTGAAATTGATCGGTCGCCTGAAGTACCGCTCAAGCTATGCGCAGAATGTGCTGCAGCATTCCAAGGAAGTAAGCTTTATTTGCGGAGTGATGGCCGCGGAACTGGGCCTCAACGTGAAACAGGCCAAGCGGGCGGGACTGCTCCACGATATCGGAAAGGCCGTGGATCATGAGGTCGAAGGCCCCCATGCCGCAATAGGGGCCGATCTTGCGAAAAAATACGGAGAATCGGAGGCTGTGGTCCACGCAATTGCTGCGCACCACGAAGAGATCCCTCCGGAAACTCCTCTTGCCGTTCTCGTCCAGGCCGCTGATACCTTGTCCGGGGCGCGTCCCGGTGCCCGCCAAGAGATGCTTGAGTCCTATGTGAAGAGGCTCGAAGACTTGGAAAGGATCGCCATGTCGTTCAACGGCGTCACTAAATCCTATGCGATCCAGGCGGGACGCGAAATAAGGATCATGGTTGAGGGAAAGGTGATTAACGACGACAAATCTTTTCTCCTGTGTAAAGATATCGCCAAGAAAATCGAACGAGAACTCACCTATCCAGGACAGATCAAGGTGACCGTTATAAGAGAAACCAGGGCGGTGGAATACGCAAAGTAG
- the polA gene encoding DNA polymerase I: protein MKQERDTIYLVDGSSYIHRAYHAIGNLANSRGLPTNAVFGFVKMILKLIEDRKPNYMAIAFDAKGPTFRHELYDMYKANRPPMPEDLSAQIPYIHAFVKGLNVTMIEKEGFEADDILGTLARRAERDGWRVVIVTGDKDFRQLLSPRISLWDTMKDRETDMETFKAEFGLDPSQVIDVMGLSGDYSDNIPGVPGVGEKTAVKLIKQFQNLEGVFDHLEEIKGKKLQENLRVSKEQALLSKQLVTIDCDVPLDVDIPDMRVGEPDGEVLAKIFRELEFRSLWDQFATRKDSGRKDYRLCLSENELRRLLLEIERKRILSIDTETTSEDPLKARLVGISFCFEEKKAYYLPLAHKTGEDSEQVDLARALEILKPVLEEEGVRKVGQNIKYDALVFKTHGVELKGIHFDTMIASYVINPGLRQHGLDYLAQHYLDHKMITYKEVVGKKASSFAEVDLEHAKEYSCEDADITFRLMRVLADRLKEDGNQDLFYDLEMRLVPVLIDMEFVGIKIDSDFFKDMSRRIERQLKEMEKKIFKEAGMEFNINSPQQLGYVLFEKLKLPPLKKTAKTKSYSTDVKVLTQLAALPYEIPKLLLRYRLLTKLKSTYLDTLVKLVDPSTGRIHTSFNQTVTATGRLSSSNPNLQNIPIRGEEGREIRKGFVAEQGYVLLSSDYSQVELRVFAHYSEDRAFLEAFRKGEDVHTRTAAEIMGVSPDEVTPDMRRIAKAINFGIIYGMGPRKLGEELGIGQKEAKRYIDTYYKRYPGVVRYREEAIETARKKGYVTTLFNRRRYLPNIEHKNRIIRSESERMAVNTPIQGTAADLIKKAMIRIHERLKKESPETRMLLQVHDELVFEVPEAEIEKVKTLVKEEMEGVYPLKVPLKADIKIGLNWQEAH, encoded by the coding sequence ATGAAACAAGAACGGGATACAATTTACCTGGTCGACGGTAGTTCCTATATCCATCGGGCCTATCACGCTATAGGGAACCTTGCCAATTCAAGGGGATTACCAACCAACGCCGTCTTTGGTTTCGTGAAGATGATCCTGAAACTCATTGAGGATAGGAAACCGAACTACATGGCCATCGCCTTTGATGCAAAGGGACCCACTTTTCGGCACGAACTCTATGATATGTACAAGGCCAACAGGCCCCCCATGCCCGAGGACCTCAGCGCCCAGATACCTTATATCCATGCCTTTGTAAAAGGGTTGAACGTAACGATGATCGAAAAGGAAGGGTTCGAGGCGGATGATATCTTAGGGACCTTGGCCAGGAGGGCGGAAAGAGATGGATGGCGGGTCGTGATCGTTACGGGGGACAAGGATTTTCGCCAGCTCCTCTCGCCCCGGATATCCCTTTGGGATACGATGAAGGACCGGGAAACGGACATGGAGACCTTCAAGGCGGAGTTCGGTTTGGACCCCTCGCAGGTGATAGATGTCATGGGTCTTTCAGGCGATTATTCCGACAACATTCCCGGCGTCCCGGGTGTGGGAGAAAAAACGGCGGTCAAGCTCATCAAACAGTTTCAGAATCTGGAAGGAGTCTTCGATCACCTGGAAGAGATCAAGGGGAAAAAGTTGCAGGAAAACCTCCGGGTTTCAAAGGAACAGGCCCTTTTGAGCAAGCAGTTGGTGACCATCGACTGTGACGTCCCCCTTGATGTGGATATCCCTGACATGAGAGTTGGGGAACCGGACGGGGAGGTCCTTGCCAAGATCTTCCGGGAGTTGGAATTTCGATCACTTTGGGATCAATTCGCGACCCGAAAGGACTCAGGGAGGAAGGATTACCGTCTTTGTCTTTCAGAGAACGAACTTCGTAGACTCTTACTGGAAATCGAAAGGAAGAGGATCCTGAGTATTGATACAGAGACGACCAGCGAAGATCCTCTGAAGGCCCGACTGGTGGGCATCTCTTTCTGCTTTGAAGAGAAAAAGGCTTACTATCTGCCCCTGGCCCACAAGACCGGCGAAGATTCGGAACAGGTCGACCTTGCGCGGGCCCTTGAAATCCTCAAACCTGTTCTGGAAGAGGAGGGTGTGCGGAAGGTAGGGCAGAACATCAAGTACGACGCTCTGGTTTTTAAGACACACGGTGTCGAACTGAAGGGAATCCACTTTGACACCATGATCGCTTCTTATGTGATTAATCCGGGCCTTAGGCAGCACGGCCTTGACTACCTCGCCCAGCATTACCTTGATCACAAGATGATCACTTACAAGGAAGTCGTGGGAAAGAAAGCCTCCAGCTTTGCTGAGGTAGATCTTGAACACGCCAAGGAATACTCCTGCGAGGACGCCGATATTACATTTCGCCTCATGCGCGTATTGGCGGACCGCCTTAAGGAGGACGGCAACCAAGATCTCTTCTACGATCTAGAGATGAGGTTGGTCCCGGTATTGATTGACATGGAATTTGTCGGCATCAAGATCGACAGTGATTTTTTCAAAGACATGTCCCGCCGAATCGAGCGGCAACTCAAGGAGATGGAGAAGAAAATCTTTAAGGAGGCGGGCATGGAGTTCAACATCAATTCACCCCAGCAACTCGGTTATGTCCTTTTTGAGAAGCTGAAACTCCCCCCCCTCAAGAAGACCGCAAAGACCAAAAGTTACTCCACGGATGTGAAGGTCCTCACACAGCTTGCAGCATTGCCCTATGAGATCCCAAAACTTCTCCTGCGTTACAGGCTTTTGACCAAGTTGAAATCCACCTATCTTGACACCCTGGTGAAGCTTGTGGATCCCTCAACCGGAAGGATCCACACGTCCTTCAACCAGACCGTGACCGCTACCGGGCGCCTGAGCAGCAGCAATCCCAATCTCCAGAATATTCCCATTCGAGGGGAGGAAGGGCGGGAGATTCGCAAAGGATTCGTGGCCGAGCAGGGGTATGTTCTCCTGTCATCCGATTACAGTCAGGTGGAACTCCGCGTCTTTGCCCACTACTCGGAAGATCGGGCTTTCCTGGAGGCCTTCCGGAAGGGAGAAGACGTTCATACCCGGACGGCCGCAGAGATTATGGGGGTGAGTCCGGATGAGGTCACCCCTGACATGCGGCGCATTGCAAAGGCCATCAATTTCGGCATCATTTATGGAATGGGCCCGAGAAAACTTGGTGAGGAATTGGGCATCGGACAAAAAGAGGCTAAGCGTTACATCGATACTTACTATAAACGTTACCCAGGGGTGGTAAGATACAGGGAAGAGGCCATAGAGACAGCCAGGAAGAAAGGCTACGTGACCACGCTGTTCAACCGGAGGCGATACCTGCCCAACATCGAGCATAAGAACAGGATCATACGTTCGGAATCGGAACGAATGGCCGTCAATACCCCTATCCAGGGAACGGCGGCAGACTTGATCAAGAAGGCTATGATCCGAATCCACGAGCGACTCAAGAAGGAGTCCCCGGAGACCCGGATGCTGCTCCAAGTCCATGACGAACTGGTTTTCGAGGTTCCTGAGGCGGAAATCGAGAAAGTGAAAACCCTGGTAAAAGAGGAGATGGAAGGTGTCTACCCCCTCAAAGTTCCCCTCAAGGCCGACATCAAGATCGGTCTGAACTGGCAGGAAGCCCACTAG